In Clostridia bacterium, a single window of DNA contains:
- a CDS encoding V-type ATP synthase subunit K, translating into MLELGQVYALLGAALAVGLAGVGSAIGVGIAGQSAAGVITEDPDKFGQTLLLQALPGTQGIYGLLIGFIIMTKLDVLSGNIVSVPVEKGLLILMGALPIAIVGLISAIYQGKTAAAGIGVIAKRSEELGKSITFAVLVETYAVLALLASFLMINGITI; encoded by the coding sequence ATGTTAGAATTAGGTCAGGTATACGCACTTTTAGGAGCTGCATTAGCAGTAGGTTTAGCAGGAGTAGGTTCAGCTATTGGAGTAGGTATCGCAGGACAGAGCGCTGCAGGGGTTATCACAGAAGACCCTGACAAGTTTGGTCAGACTTTGCTGTTACAGGCATTACCGGGGACACAAGGTATTTACGGTCTTTTGATAGGATTCATCATTATGACTAAACTGGATGTTTTGAGTGGAAACATAGTATCAGTGCCGGTAGAGAAGGGATTACTTATATTGATGGGTGCACTTCCAATAGCAATAGTAGGATTGATTTCAGCTATTTACCAGGGCAAAACAGCAGCAGCGGGTATAGGAGTAATAGCAAAGAGAAGCGAAGAACTTGGTAAATCCATCACTTTTGCAGTTCTGGTTGAAACATATGCAGTTCTTGCATTACTTGCTTCTTTCCTTATGATAAACGGAATCACTATTTAA